The sequence AAAAATTTATAGAAAATCTTATTTTAACAAACCAAGCTCTTAGAAAAGAGAATACCATCCTTAAGAATTACCCAAAGAGTTAGAGAGTTATCAATAGAGCCGAAATCATAACTGTGAATGGCAACTCTTTAGTAATTATAAAAGAGCTCATCTATTTTGTAGTTTATCATTTAACCTCCTTATTTAAAGACTGACTTCGCTTAAAGTTAATACCAAACCAGGCAACAGGATTTTTTAAGAATTATTATACTTGCGTAATTTCGAAAAACTCCATAAGGCTTGCATAAGTTTTTACCCTTCTATTTACCCTTCTATAGGTTGAGACAATGGGATCAAAAAAGGTTTTTATTTTTTCCTCTAAAAGCACTTTTATTGCCACCCTTATCCTTTTATACTCTAGTCTTTCTATCTACTCTATGGAAAAAGAAGAAGAGCTTGTTAATTCATTAAAGTCTATATCTATAACAGCCCCGTCTCAGACACCAATGCATATTGTTTCTCCAGAAGCAGTTGAAATTCAAAAAAAGCTAGCTTTTGTGGCTTCTCTCTGCCCTAAAATTGCACGGCCCCTTCCTCAGATTGACTCCCAAGAAAACTTTGATATAGCAAAAATATATTTTGAACTCTCAACCCGTTATGATGCTATTTTCAGAGGGGCGGCTCTTGCTAGTGGTGGCCAAGCACAATTATTTTTGGATACTTCTCAACAGATTCTCATTGGCTTACAAAGTTATATTACCACTCTTCGAAGTGATGCGTGCACTGCTTTTAGGACAAAGGAAGATGAGGAAATATTAAGAGATTCATTCTATAATGTCATATATAATATGGGTGAAAATCACATTATGTCCTTAACTCAGTTAATGGCCATAAACCAAGCCTTAGAACCAAATTTAAAGGCTGCCCAATCCCATACCAAAGCGATTAAAATAATAAAGGAACAGCTTTCTGAAAGCCCTAAGTATCGCAAAAAATTACAAGCATCACTGCAGCACGTTCAGGACATGGTGCCTGCAATACAGGCTATTTTTCACCCAGAAATGAAGAGACCGCCGAATTTACCTTCTCGAAAGTTCTCTAGACGAATTGAAGAAAGAAAAAAAGCGACTTATTATCAAAAGCAGCTAAAAGCTGCTGATGTAGTACCTCTTGATTCATATAAAGAGAGTTTTGATTTATATTTCCAACTTTCTCTCCAAAAAATGCTTAAGGATGAACTGTTATATTCAACAAAAAAAGTTTCTTGTGAAGAATATGTCACTCACCTTCAAGATTTAACGAAAAAGTATTTTTCTCTTGAAAGTGAAGGGTGGAAATTTGGAGAACATTTAGGTGTCTTACAAGGAGAGTATGAGGCTAATAAATTAGAACCGGAAAAATTAGTTAATTTATACCGATTTTTTAAACAAAGGTTTGCTTTATTTTGTCCCAATAAAGATTCTTTGCATATGCTAGAGCATATCATTTTCATGTTACTCCATGCTAATAATTTAGAGGACGCTTTAATTCGGACAGAGGTATTAACTGTTCTGTTAAATGAAACAGGGAAACCTCTTCCAAAGAGATTTATAGCTTTTCGAGCTAGTGTTTTGGCTCTGAACGGTAACTCTGATGAATGGAGAAAAATTAAAGAAGAAAAAATACAAGCTAAGAAAACAGAAGAGATAGACACTCGCCAACGCCAATTAGGTTACATTAAGGAAAAATTGGAACATAATAAAAAGAAACAGCAAGAGTTAGCGAAAGGGGAAATCGCATCTTGCCAAGCGGCTCCTAAAGCCGCAAGAAAATCTGTTATGCCCGCAACATCAGTATATTTTGAGCCTTATCTCTCCGCTGAATCTCCTCAACCTGAAGCTGTAATTCCGCGACGGGAGAAAATAAAAACTCGTAAGGTTTCTCTAACTTATCAGTCTAGAGATAAAGAAGAAATTAAACATGAACCCGCTATAAATGAATCAACCCCTAAGCTTGAACCAACTTTGAAAAAGTATAAACTTTCTCAAAATGCTTTAAAAACTTATCGGAAAATCCGTCGAGGAGAGAGAAATTTTTCTCGTCAAAATCTTTATAACCTTTTTGAAAAGTTGGAATGTGAGCCCAGTATAAAGCAAGGCAAGGGTGATCATGGTAAAATACCAGCTCCTTTGAATATGACCGTTAGAAATAGGGAAGGTTTAGTAGCTGTCATTCCAGAATTTTCCTCACGTTCTTTCACAAAAACGCCTTTTCCCCTTACAGTTCCAAATTGGGATGAAAAATGGGATGGGAAGGTTCCTCATTATATGATGAAGAGCATTATAGAAGCTCTAAATTTTATCGGAGCAACTGATGACACTGTTTATTAGGTGGCGGCTAAGGTGATGGAGCTTTCCCTCTAGCTTTCTGCATATTATCCTTATCTTATAATAATTCACAATAGGCACCTTAGTATAAAGCTTGAGAAGAATGCCTGATTAGTTTCCGGGAGCTCAAGGATAATATTGATCAATCAAAATAGCCCTTAAGTAGATTTTACGGATAGCATGAATCTGAAATCCGTGTATTAAATCATCTTCAATAGCCATTAAGCCTTTGGATTATTTTCTAACTTATCTTGAAGAAGTCTGGCTAGCAGCATTAAGAAGTTATTATGAGATTATAAAAATAATAAACAGATGACAAAGATTAGGCGTTTCTAAAAGACAAATAACATGGGTAGACAAACATGGTGGACTTGGATAAAGCATTTAGTGTGGGCCTTAACTTCCAAAATAAGGACGAGAAAGAATGAATAAAAAAGATTTAGTCAAAGCTGTAGCTGAACAAGCCAATATAAAAAAAAAGAGTGCTTCGCAAGCCATTTATGCCTTGTTTAAGACGATTACTGAGAGTTTAAAAAAAGTAGAGCCTGTTACACTCACCGGCTTTGGGTCTTTCAAGATCAGCAAACGAGCTGCTATGATATTTCCAACCATTTCAAAAGCAGCTGTTATTCAATTCGCTTTAATTTATTTTATAATTCTGTATGCTGCGCAAACAATGGAAGCTCCAGAAACAAATGATAAGAAAGGAGCTCAAGGATCCTCGTATCACAATGAGGACACGACAATTTCAGATGGTAGTGATTTGGACATATTTGTTAATGAAATCCTTACAAATGAACAAGGGCCCTTATCACAGAGAAAACGTTTAAAAAAAGGAGTAGCCAGAGGGCGTTGCTTTTATGAAAAACTTCCAGCTCTCGATGCAAAAAAACCCCTCCAAGCCCTTTCTGCTTCATTAACTCAGTCAGGTTTATTTAATGACAATCTTTCTAGCAAAGATGAAAACCCATTTCTTTCTCATACTCCAAAAAGGTCTATAGCCACGGCAACTTCAGAGGATAGCGATACAGACATATCCAGTGATGAAACCTCTGAGAGTGAACAAAGGCTTCACTCAAAGAGAAAACGTTTAAAAGGGAAGGAGAGTAAAGAGAGGCCAAAGTTTTCCGTAAATGAATTCAGGGGTTTGCCTGAGCAATATACACGGCCTAGATTAATATCTTCCTCCTGTGATCCAGAGATAAAAATCGAAAGTGATGAAGAGAGTACGGAAGAAAATGTTTGTCGGTACGTTCTACAACCATTACCAGCACTAGCTTCTGTAATTGACATGGGAACAAAGCTCAAATTATTAGCTAACGTTTACTTAGGAAAGATCGATCATCTGGCAAATATATTTTTCCCACAATATGTTTTGAAAGTAGAACAGCCTAATAAGGCAATAAAAGAAGGAGATCCATATTTTTTTACAACGCCTAAAGGAGAGATCTGTGTTTTTGCGAGTGGAGGAACTCAAAATGCGTGGGAAAAGACAGTGGCTAGGGTATATGAGATTTTCTTCGACCGGAAAGTAAAAATAATACGTGCACGGTGGATCCAAAAGCATCTTCCACCCACTCGAAGCTTAACCGAAGAATTTGAGGGGAGAGAAAATAGACTCCATTCAGAATTCTACTATGATCTCTTTTTTACACATTTTTTTCTCCCATCTTTAAGGGAGAAATACGGTGACTCAGTTAAAAAGCTTACTATTAATGCTTTTAGTTGGTGGGAAGTATGCGATTCATGTAATAATAATTATTTGGCAAAGCACCAGAAGCTTTGCGCTAATCAAGGGATAGGGGGCCTTATTTTTAATATAGGCGCTACTCGAAAATATGCCCACCACTATCCTCCCGCGACCACGATTATGGGCTATCGCGTCCCGCAAACTCAAGAAGGGAGGGCATGGGATGAAATATGGAGCAAACTAAAAACCTATGTCCACAAATACCCTAATAACACTGATGAAAAGCAGAAATTCTGGACAAAAACAGCTGCAGGGCTTGAGTTATGTAAGTGGCTTGGGCAAGCCTTTGTGGAGAATACGCGCCCTCTTGAGAGAATGGCAGTCATGCCTAATAAAAGAGGGGATATTTTAAAGTTTTATAATGAGATGAGGGAAGAGGACACGGAGGATCTCCAAAATTTAATTTCTTATCTTCGTGAAGAAAATTGGGATCTCTCATGTTGGTATAAATATCCATATGCTGAGTCCATCCAGGGCAAGTGGAAGCAACACGCGTTACAAATCGTCATGCCTCATTTTGGTTGGAAAATTTTACACGAGTTTGATGCCGAATATGGGGATAGCCAGTGTGAAATGTGCGGTAATGAAGACGTATTTCATATGTCACTGGTATATCACTCTAAACACCAAGTCACAAAAAAACTTTTAGAATTGACCAAAGAGGAAAAATTGAGAGACGAGCTGTTCCCTCTTGGAACCCCATTTGATGAATTAAGTGAATCTATGCAGAAGAAAAGGAGACAATCTTTACTTGTAGGATCAAACTGTGTGAGTGTGCTCCAGATTCGTCGAGGACAATTGGATGAGATGAGAGCTAAAAAACGCACTAGGCTAGAATTTGAAGTTAATTTGAAAGGTTCTGATAGGGCTGAAGCTAAAGCGCTTTTTGAGTGGATGTGGGATGAATCAATTAAAAAGAAGGGCTCATCCCTAAGTAGTCGTTATATTTCTACAAATTCAGATTGGTCTTTCGAGAAACTTGAGCCCCTGCTTGAAATACTTCTTCAAAGTAAAAAGATTCAAAAAGTTAGGAAGGGTAGTTATGTTATAAAAGAATTGGGTGAAAAAGCGCCAGAGCCCCAACTTGCTTCACGGGAAGAGCTCTTTCAAGATAAGCAAAACCAGAAAAGAGAGCGAAAAGTACAGAACGAAGCCTATCAACGACAAATTGAAGCAAGAAGAGCAGTTGAGAGAGAAGAAGCTGCCAGAAGAGAGGATGAAAGAAGGGAAGCTAAAAGAAAAGAAGATATAAAAAGAGATTGGCTGGACGTTTCGCAATGGCGAGAAACTCCAAAAGGGGGCTACTCAAGAAGGCTTGGAAATGCGTGGATTAATGTATTTAGGCAGGGACAAAACTGGAAATATGTATTTGAGAATCAGTTTAGTGCCCCTTACCCAACTGTACAAGAT is a genomic window of Candidatus Paracaedibacter acanthamoebae containing:
- a CDS encoding HU family DNA-binding protein: MNKKDLVKAVAEQANIKKKSASQAIYALFKTITESLKKVEPVTLTGFGSFKISKRAAMIFPTISKAAVIQFALIYFIILYAAQTMEAPETNDKKGAQGSSYHNEDTTISDGSDLDIFVNEILTNEQGPLSQRKRLKKGVARGRCFYEKLPALDAKKPLQALSASLTQSGLFNDNLSSKDENPFLSHTPKRSIATATSEDSDTDISSDETSESEQRLHSKRKRLKGKESKERPKFSVNEFRGLPEQYTRPRLISSSCDPEIKIESDEESTEENVCRYVLQPLPALASVIDMGTKLKLLANVYLGKIDHLANIFFPQYVLKVEQPNKAIKEGDPYFFTTPKGEICVFASGGTQNAWEKTVARVYEIFFDRKVKIIRARWIQKHLPPTRSLTEEFEGRENRLHSEFYYDLFFTHFFLPSLREKYGDSVKKLTINAFSWWEVCDSCNNNYLAKHQKLCANQGIGGLIFNIGATRKYAHHYPPATTIMGYRVPQTQEGRAWDEIWSKLKTYVHKYPNNTDEKQKFWTKTAAGLELCKWLGQAFVENTRPLERMAVMPNKRGDILKFYNEMREEDTEDLQNLISYLREENWDLSCWYKYPYAESIQGKWKQHALQIVMPHFGWKILHEFDAEYGDSQCEMCGNEDVFHMSLVYHSKHQVTKKLLELTKEEKLRDELFPLGTPFDELSESMQKKRRQSLLVGSNCVSVLQIRRGQLDEMRAKKRTRLEFEVNLKGSDRAEAKALFEWMWDESIKKKGSSLSSRYISTNSDWSFEKLEPLLEILLQSKKIQKVRKGSYVIKELGEKAPEPQLASREELFQDKQNQKRERKVQNEAYQRQIEARRAVEREEAARREDERREAKRKEDIKRDWLDVSQWRETPKGGYSRRLGNAWINVFRQGQNWKYVFENQFSAPYPTVQDALQASYDQYLNR